From one Suricata suricatta isolate VVHF042 chromosome 8, meerkat_22Aug2017_6uvM2_HiC, whole genome shotgun sequence genomic stretch:
- the LOC115297798 gene encoding taste receptor type 1 member 1-like has protein sequence MSLLAAPLVSLQLSLCCCWALSCHSTEVSADFSLPGDYLLAGLFPLHSDCPGVRRQPTVTLCDRPDSFNGHGYHLFQAMRFGIQEINNSTALLPNVTLGYQLYDVCSQSANVYAALSVLSLPGTRHLEIRADPSHYSPAALAVIGPDTTNHAATTAALLSPFLVPLVSWSPGGRSISPAGKPSVGWRAGGRGGAEPPCPKASLAPWISWVVTGP, from the exons ATGTCGCTCCTGGCGGCCCCCCTGGTCAGCCTGCagctctccctctgctgctgctgGGCTCTCAGCTGCCACAGCACAGAGGTGTCGGCCGACTTCAGCCTCCCTGGGGACTACCTACTTGCAGGCCTGTTCCCTCTGCACTCTGACTGTCCGGGGGTGCGGCGCCAGCCCACGGTGACGCTCTGTGACAG GCCCGACAGCTTCAACGGCCACGGCTACCACCTTTTCCAGGCCATGCGGTTTGGCATCCAGGAGATAAACAACTCCACAGCCCTGCTGCCCAACGTCACCCTGGGGTACCAGCTGTACGACGTGTGCTCGCAGTCGGCCAATGTGTACGCCGCCCTCAGTGTGCTCTCCCTGCCGGGCACGCGTCACCTAGAGATCCGAGCAGACCCTTCCCACTATTCGCCTGCGGCCCTGGCTGTCATTGGGCCCGACACCACCAACCACGCAGCCACCACTGCGGCCCTGCTCAGCCCCTTCCTGGTGCCCCTGGTAAGCTGGAGCCCTGGCGGCCGGTCCATCTCCCCTGCTGGCAAGCCCAGCGTGGGCTGgagggcgggggggcgggggggggcagagcCGCCGTGCCCCAAGGCCAGTCTGGCCCCCTGGATCTCCTGGGTGGTCACTGGTCCTTAG